The following is a genomic window from Nicotiana tabacum cultivar K326 chromosome 3, ASM71507v2, whole genome shotgun sequence.
ttaaagaaaagttaaataaagtgagattctcttttaaaaaaataaaaagtgggattttaaataagataaagtaattaaagttggaattttaaaaataaaagtaaataaaggtgggatttcttttaattaaaaaataatatactGTGTTCATAAACATTTAGCAAAAAACTACATATCACTAATATCCCGCGATTGTAAtgtaaaattttcttgaaattccTAGCAAAATGATGGTTAATCTGTATGTCGTCAAAAATTTGCTTCTAGTAAACTTCAATATTGAAAACATGTAGAAGAAATAAGAAATTTCAGTTAGAAAAACTATATATAACAGTGTAGATGGAACAAAATCAGGGGTAGACAGAAGATtataaaaataacaaagaaaaaagaagcaacAGAAAGTTAATGGCTAGACACCATTGTTCCCTTTCATCTTATTAACTTAGATTGGTTTGTCATAATTTTATCATAGCCAAGTTCATGATACATATTGTCAGCTTAAGCCTAATAGATCTCACTGATTTTCTCCGTGAACTACGCCATTATCGAGGCGAAAAACATGCATACTATGTGATATTCGCGTAAGATATCATGTGCACTCATTATTCTGAAGCATGTGGTATTATTTTAATATCTAAATTACGGTAGAGGAGAAGAACAATAGATCTAGTAGGTATGGGAATTGACAAAAAGAACAGTAAGTTTAGTAGGTATAAAAGTGCATAATTTGGGTGATAGAGACCTCTCTAGAAATAGACCCAACGTAGCTCTAGCTTAGAAAATGAATAAAAGATGTCAAAATAAAAAAGCAACAGTAGCAGATGAACTACCATTCACCTGTTCCTATCCTTGCTTATGAGAAGAGAACCTAGAATATATATTCATATACTTGGATATTCGTAGGCATTTACTTTTGTTCTTGATGTTTATATTTTGATGGTAAGCTAAAGTCTGGAAAAGTAAAACTTGTGTATCCTCTAGCTATTCTCTTGATTGTTTATTGGCAATTTAGGAATCATTGCATGGAAATAACTAAATGTTATTATATGTTATTGCAGTAGTAGACTTTATTTCCTATTTTGAGTTCATCCAATATTAAACAAGAAAGTTCTCAATGTGTCAAACAGATCAAGTATGAAACCGAAGCTGGTATATATAGGTAGGGAATTACCACATAAGTCATTATAGATGTATTTGCTCTGAATCTGCTACATTATCCAGCAGCAACATTACGAACCAACTATCAGTCATTTGAGCAGCCAAGGTCCTCCATCCACTGCCGACGTAGAAATGTATTAATCGGACATTCAGGCAACTGAGGAATTTTTTCACAACCAAATTAAATTAAACCATCAGGCGGAACCTCAACAAGTACCTGTATTATATAGTTACTTGAAACACCTCCTAATCAACCACACACAAAGAAGTGGGCGATTGCTGAATAAAGTTGCCCTTCTTCAAATGATTTTGCCACATAATAATCCATCCCACACTTCATGCACTCTGCATCTGTTGCTTGAATAATATCTGCTGTTATTGCTAATATTGGCAAAACCAATAAGCTGAGGGATAATGTTCTAAAGGACAAGTATAAAATTCAACAATCAAGTAACAAAACTTGTTCACCAAGGCAAGCAGAGGTAATCATTGAGTTCTTTATCTCAATTATAGGACACAGCAAAGGCATTGAAGCAATTCATATCCCAACTCATAAGAATGCAGGTGTTCTCAAGAATATAGCATTAGCTTTTTCTTTAGCCCACAAAAAGCCACCCTGATCCCTTTAATTTTATTAGTTTATATGCACACAGAACAACTATATATGATGATAAGAATGATCAAGAAACAAATTAAGTATTTACCCTTCCATTTATGGCATTTGGAGATCCATAAAGCAAGTATCATACTTATGTGGTGGCATGAAAAGTGCCAAAGCAGCCTTCCTACTATCCACACAGGTTGATATAGCTCTATACTTTTTGAGAGCACCTTCTGCCACTCTTCTGTTTACAACATTATCATCTATCCCCAGGATATGTATGCCCTTTAACAGACTTCCACGAGTTGGAAGTTTCCCCCTTTTTATATGCCTCTTGTTTCCGAAGCCAAGGGTTTCTTGAAAGCATGAAATTAACACACTTGGCCGAAGAGGCTTTGTTAACACGTAATCCACCAAGTGAGCTGATTTAAGCTCATCTCTCTCCATGGAGTTTTGGGGGCACTGTCAAAGCAGTCACTGAGTCAGCTGGTCTAAGCTCTTTCAGCATATCACAAAGCTTAAGAGAAGTTTTTTCATCCCAATTGTCACTTTGAACAACCAGTATGGGTTATCGACCACCAAATTCAGAAttaatagaagaagaaattcTGCAAATGATATATAATAACATACACTTAATACACTTAAATCAACAAAATAAATTGAGGTTTCAGGTAAGTTGTTACTCACTTGGTATCATCAAGGATCCGAATAATCATTCTCCTGAACTGGAGGTAGGAAATTAGTTTGTTACACTAATACTAATTCTTTTATTTGCTTAAGTTCTCTCATTTCATTTTCAAAGTTAGACAAACGATCCTTTAAAGACTGGTTTTTATTTTCAGTTGAACGTAGCTTAGCCAATAATTTGGTTTTTGAGGCAGTTCCACCAGTCAAATCTTTCGCCTTTAATCCACCCCCAAAACCAAATACATGACTATCACTTTGAGGTccaaaatatttttctacaatcTCTATTCTAGGAAGTGATGGTTCAGACTGCACCAATTCCTGGATTTGAGCCTACAAAGCATATAGAGAAATTTTTATCATATCccataataactaaaagtaaagAACATGTTCAATTAACCAAACACACATGTTTCTCAATTGTTTTAGGATCGACATAGTTCTAAAATGAGGCTTGAATTAATTTGACCAAAGTTTAGTATATACCTTATctttatttcaattttatgaatttaaaaCATAGAACAAGCACTAGCAGTAGCTACATCATCAATTGTTGCACCAGCAGTAGCTACGCCAGCAGAACATGCAATACTATAGACATCTGAATACCTGTCAATATTCTTGGGGTACCCCATatttattttcatcttgattCAATGCAAATTTGTACCAACCATATGGTAGGCTGAAATTACACAGGCGACTTCAATGCTATAGACATCTGAGAAGCTCTTGCATAAGAAACAACATAAGTGCAGCATACCATCAACCTCAATGCTCCTTCTCTTCTGCCAGTCATCCTTTTTGCCAATTAGAGCTATTACACATATCCAGAATCACTCATAACATACGGACACAAGTTGGAAGCAGTAAGTCTCCAAGTAAGTCTATAAATATCCATTCACAAATATAAGCCAGAAAAAGAAATATATGATTGCACATTAAATGAGTAGAAGATAACATCTCCCGAGTAAAGTTTTTGATGTACTAATTAATTTAGGTGGTAGCTATAAGCCTATAACAAATATACAAGTTTTATGACTCAAAATCGCACGTAACAATGTGTGAGAGCTAAAGCACATGAATTACTCTCCAGTATGTATTATATCATTAACTAAGAACTTGTTGATTAGAATATGAtgcaaattaaaaaaatatccTAATGGTCATGCACAATCTAGTGTCATAGTAATCTATATGGGTTTGATAGGCTAAATTATCTAGTGTTTAACAAACTTTAGTTTGCACAAGATAGACACTTAAAGAAGTTAAAGGTTTCTAATGCCCAACTTTAATGATATTAATTCAACTGAAACTTAATGAAAATTAGCTTTCAGATATGAAGTTATTCATAAGTGCTAC
Proteins encoded in this region:
- the LOC107827199 gene encoding histidine kinase 2-like; translated protein: MPRYRREGALRLMCPQNSMERDELKSAHLVDYVLTKPLRPSVLISCFQETLGFGNKRHIKRGKLPTRGSLLKGIHILGIDDNVVNRRVAEGALKKYRAISTCVDSRKAALALFMPPHKYDTCFMDLQMP